A portion of the Micromonospora vinacea genome contains these proteins:
- a CDS encoding pyridoxal-dependent decarboxylase: MSAHHMDPAEFRRAGHAVVDWIADYWATVEQRPVAPADPPGTVAAALPSEPPTTGGEPVEAILADLDSIVVPGLTHWQHPGFYGYFPGNTSGPSVLGDLVSSGLGVQGMLWASSPACTEVETVMMDWLAHLLDLPQRFRSTGTGGGVIQDSASSATLVATLAALHRASGGRWRHTGIDRRYRAYTSLHGHSSIEKAVRIAGLGSDGIRSIAVDPDTQAMLPGALRAAIEADLATGDVPAVVVATIGTTSTTAVDPLPEIGAICAEHGIWLHVDAAYAGAAAVCPELRWTHAGLEYADSYCFDPHKWLLTGFDCDAFWVADRAELIEALTVLPEFLRNAASESGAVIDYRDWQVPLGRRFRSLKLWFVLRWYGAEGLRAHIRSGVALAERFAERVRADDRFELAAAHPFSLVCFRLRADDDTNAALLASANATGRVHLTHTRVAGRYTLRLAVGSPRTAEAHIDEAWTLLSEAANTLLTP, translated from the coding sequence GTGAGCGCTCACCACATGGACCCCGCCGAATTCCGTCGCGCCGGTCACGCCGTCGTCGACTGGATCGCCGACTACTGGGCGACAGTGGAGCAACGACCTGTCGCCCCGGCCGACCCCCCGGGCACGGTGGCCGCCGCACTGCCCAGTGAGCCGCCCACCACCGGCGGCGAACCGGTCGAGGCGATCCTCGCCGACCTGGACTCGATCGTCGTGCCGGGGCTGACCCACTGGCAGCACCCGGGCTTCTACGGCTACTTCCCCGGCAACACCTCCGGCCCGAGCGTGCTCGGCGACCTGGTCAGCTCCGGGCTCGGAGTCCAGGGGATGCTCTGGGCCTCCAGCCCGGCCTGCACCGAGGTGGAGACGGTGATGATGGACTGGCTGGCCCACCTGCTGGACCTGCCACAGCGGTTCCGCTCCACAGGCACCGGTGGTGGAGTCATCCAGGACTCGGCCTCCTCGGCGACGCTGGTGGCCACCCTGGCCGCGCTGCACCGGGCCAGCGGCGGCCGCTGGCGGCACACCGGCATCGACCGGCGCTACCGCGCCTACACCTCCCTCCACGGGCACTCGTCCATCGAAAAGGCGGTACGGATCGCCGGGCTGGGCAGCGACGGAATCCGGTCGATCGCTGTGGACCCGGACACCCAGGCGATGCTGCCAGGCGCGCTGCGGGCCGCCATCGAGGCCGACCTGGCCACCGGTGACGTGCCGGCCGTCGTGGTGGCGACCATCGGCACCACCTCCACCACCGCAGTCGACCCGCTGCCCGAGATCGGGGCCATCTGCGCCGAACACGGGATCTGGCTGCACGTGGACGCCGCGTACGCGGGCGCCGCCGCCGTCTGCCCCGAACTGCGGTGGACGCACGCCGGCCTGGAGTACGCCGACTCCTACTGCTTCGACCCGCACAAGTGGTTGCTCACCGGCTTCGACTGCGACGCGTTCTGGGTGGCCGACCGCGCCGAACTGATCGAGGCGCTGACCGTACTGCCGGAGTTCCTGCGCAACGCGGCCTCCGAATCCGGTGCGGTGATCGACTACCGGGACTGGCAGGTGCCGCTGGGCCGGCGGTTCCGGTCCCTCAAACTGTGGTTCGTGCTGCGCTGGTACGGCGCCGAAGGGCTGCGGGCGCACATCCGCTCCGGGGTGGCACTGGCCGAACGCTTCGCCGAGCGGGTCCGCGCCGACGACCGGTTCGAGTTGGCCGCGGCGCACCCGTTCTCACTGGTCTGCTTCCGACTACGCGCCGACGACGACACCAACGCGGCATTGCTGGCCTCGGCGAACGCCACCGGGCGGGTACACCTGACGCACACCCGCGTCGCCGGCCGCTACACGCTGCGGCTGGCGGTCGGCTCACCCCGGACCGCCGAAGCGCACATCGACGAAGCCTGGACCCTGCTCTCCGAAGCGGCCAACACCCTGCTCACTCCCTAA
- a CDS encoding sulfite exporter TauE/SafE family protein, whose translation MRKLLVLALVGLVAQLIDGSLGMAYGLTSSTLLLVAGVAPAAASASVHLAEIGTTLAAGFAHWRFGNVDWRVVTRIALPGAIGAFAGATVLSSISTEAAAPWMAGILFTLGAYLLVRFARPLRTDRAGGRLRGRFLSPLGLVAGFVDATGGGGWGPVATPALLVSGRMEPRKVIGSVDTAEFVVAGAASVGFLIGLGTEGFLLPTVAALLIGGLIAAPLAAWLVRIVPAQLLGAAIGGVIVLTNARTLIRSAELDGPVRPALYVLLAAGWLAALVFAVRALRRTRRARAEAANASASAAAASAAAAGPSAEEEVPADLAAMGTSAPR comes from the coding sequence GTGCGCAAGCTGTTGGTCCTCGCTCTGGTCGGGCTCGTCGCGCAACTGATCGATGGTTCGCTCGGCATGGCGTACGGCTTGACCTCCTCCACCCTGCTGCTGGTCGCCGGGGTCGCCCCGGCCGCCGCCTCGGCCTCGGTGCACCTGGCCGAGATCGGCACCACGCTCGCCGCCGGGTTCGCGCACTGGCGGTTCGGCAACGTCGACTGGCGGGTGGTCACCCGCATCGCCCTGCCCGGCGCGATCGGCGCCTTCGCCGGCGCGACAGTGCTCAGCTCCATCTCCACCGAGGCCGCCGCACCGTGGATGGCCGGCATTCTCTTCACGCTCGGCGCGTACCTCCTGGTCCGCTTCGCCCGACCACTGCGCACCGACCGGGCCGGCGGGCGGCTACGCGGTCGTTTCCTCAGCCCTCTGGGCCTGGTCGCCGGCTTCGTCGACGCGACCGGCGGCGGCGGGTGGGGCCCGGTGGCCACCCCGGCGTTGCTGGTGTCCGGCCGCATGGAACCCCGTAAGGTGATCGGCTCGGTGGACACCGCCGAGTTCGTCGTGGCCGGCGCGGCCAGCGTCGGCTTCCTGATCGGGCTGGGCACGGAGGGGTTCCTGCTCCCCACTGTCGCCGCGCTGCTCATCGGCGGGCTCATCGCCGCCCCGCTGGCCGCCTGGCTGGTGCGAATCGTGCCCGCCCAACTGCTCGGCGCGGCAATCGGCGGCGTGATCGTGCTGACCAACGCCCGCACCCTGATCCGTTCGGCCGAACTGGACGGTCCGGTCCGCCCCGCCCTGTACGTCCTCCTCGCCGCCGGCTGGCTGGCCGCCCTGGTGTTCGCCGTGCGCGCTCTACGCCGTACCCGCCGCGCCCGCGCCGAAGCCGCGAACGCTTCCGCCTCCGCCGCCGCCGCCTCCGCCGCCGCTGCCGGCCCGTCCGCCGAAGAAGAGGTCCCGGCCGATCTCGCCGCAATGGGTACGTCCGCCCCCCGCTGA
- a CDS encoding RrF2 family transcriptional regulator → MRLSARVDYALRAAAELAATASGPGRGRPVTADQIARAQEIPPKFLESILLQLRRGGIVHAQRGPEGGYWLARPAEEISLAEVIRVIDGPLAHVRGQRPEQLGYHGPAHALQEVWIALRASEREILELVSVADVAAGTLPARVTELAADPRAWI, encoded by the coding sequence ATGCGCCTCTCCGCCCGGGTCGACTATGCCCTCCGCGCGGCCGCCGAGCTTGCCGCGACGGCCAGCGGCCCCGGGCGCGGCCGGCCGGTCACGGCCGATCAGATCGCCCGCGCCCAGGAGATCCCGCCGAAGTTCCTGGAGAGCATCCTTCTCCAGCTGCGCCGGGGCGGCATCGTGCACGCCCAGCGCGGCCCGGAGGGCGGCTACTGGCTGGCCCGCCCGGCCGAGGAGATCTCCCTCGCCGAGGTCATCCGGGTGATCGACGGGCCTCTCGCCCACGTACGCGGGCAGCGCCCCGAGCAGCTCGGATACCACGGCCCGGCGCACGCCCTCCAGGAGGTCTGGATCGCGCTGCGAGCAAGCGAGCGGGAGATCCTGGAACTGGTCAGCGTCGCCGACGTGGCCGCCGGCACCCTGCCCGCGCGTGTCACCGAGCTGGCCGCCGACCCACGCGCCTGGATCTGA
- a CDS encoding rhamnogalacturonan lyase family protein: MHPSRPRLILLAVTTAATVVAGTLGTVAASAAAVGCRVDYQITNQWQGGFGANVTVTNLGDPVNGWALTWSYAAGQQVTQAWNTAVTQSGAQVTARNVDHNVAIATNGNASFGFNGSWTGSNPVPSSFALNGTTCTGAPPTDEPTTPPPTTPPPTTPPPTTPPPSAGVVQMENLDRGLVSVRSGSGNLVSWRLLGTETSGVAFNLYRGSTRVNASPITGATNYLDSGAAAGSAYTVRAVVGGAEQAASAPALQFGAGYLDVPLQVPAGGSTPSGESYSYSASDASVGDLNGDDSYEIVLKWEPSNAKDNSQSGYTGNVYVDAYTLTGTRLWRIDLGRNIRAGAHYTQFQVYDYDGDGRAEVAMKTADGTRSGTGQLIGSSSADHRNSSGYVLAGPEYLTMFNGQTGAIASTVSYDPPRGTVSSWGDSYGNRVDRFLAGTAYLDGQRPSLIMARGYYTRAVIAAWDFRNGTLTKRWTFDSNSSGNGAAAGQGNHQLSVADVDADGRQEIVYGAATIDDNGRLLHSTGNGHGDALHVGDLDPGRAGLEVFKVDEDASKPSSYFADARTGQVLWSTPASGDNGRGVSADIWAGSPGAESWSSAVSGLANTRGQNVGRKPSSANFLAWWDGDPVRELLDGTKIDKYGTGGETRLLDGSGVASNNGTKSTPALSGDILGDWREEVIWRTTDSRALRIYSTPTPTSTRIYTLMHDPQYRVAIAWQNTAYNQPPHPGFFIGNGMGAPPTPDIHLR; encoded by the coding sequence ATGCACCCGTCCAGACCTCGGCTGATCCTGCTCGCCGTCACGACGGCGGCCACCGTCGTGGCCGGCACCCTCGGCACGGTCGCCGCCTCGGCCGCCGCCGTCGGCTGCCGGGTCGACTATCAGATCACCAACCAGTGGCAGGGCGGCTTCGGCGCCAACGTCACCGTCACCAACCTCGGCGACCCAGTCAACGGGTGGGCCCTCACCTGGTCGTACGCCGCGGGCCAGCAGGTCACCCAGGCGTGGAACACCGCCGTCACCCAGTCCGGCGCCCAGGTGACCGCGCGTAACGTCGATCACAACGTCGCCATCGCGACGAACGGCAACGCCTCGTTCGGCTTCAACGGTTCGTGGACCGGCAGCAACCCGGTGCCGAGCAGCTTCGCGCTCAACGGCACCACCTGCACGGGCGCCCCACCCACCGACGAGCCGACCACCCCGCCACCCACCACCCCGCCGCCCACCACGCCACCCCCGACCACGCCGCCACCGTCGGCCGGGGTGGTGCAGATGGAGAACCTGGACCGAGGGTTGGTCAGCGTCCGCTCCGGCAGCGGCAACCTGGTCTCCTGGCGGCTGCTCGGCACCGAGACCTCCGGGGTGGCGTTCAACCTCTACCGGGGATCCACCAGGGTCAACGCCAGCCCGATCACCGGCGCCACCAACTACCTCGACAGCGGCGCGGCGGCCGGCTCGGCGTACACCGTGCGGGCCGTGGTGGGCGGCGCCGAGCAGGCGGCGTCGGCGCCGGCGTTGCAGTTCGGCGCGGGCTACCTGGACGTGCCGTTGCAGGTCCCGGCCGGGGGCAGCACCCCGAGCGGCGAGAGCTACAGCTACAGCGCCAGCGACGCCTCCGTCGGTGACCTCAACGGCGACGACAGCTACGAGATCGTGCTCAAGTGGGAACCGTCGAACGCCAAGGACAACTCCCAGTCCGGCTACACCGGCAACGTCTACGTCGACGCGTACACACTCACCGGCACCCGGTTGTGGCGGATCGACCTGGGCCGCAACATCCGGGCCGGCGCCCACTACACCCAGTTCCAGGTGTACGACTACGACGGCGACGGCCGCGCCGAGGTGGCCATGAAGACCGCCGACGGCACCCGCTCCGGCACCGGTCAGCTCATCGGCTCGTCGTCGGCCGACCACCGCAACTCCAGCGGCTACGTGCTCGCCGGCCCGGAGTACCTGACCATGTTCAACGGTCAGACCGGTGCGATCGCCTCCACCGTCAGCTACGACCCACCGCGCGGCACCGTGTCGTCCTGGGGCGACTCGTACGGCAACCGGGTGGACCGGTTCCTCGCCGGCACCGCGTACCTGGACGGGCAGCGCCCCTCGCTGATCATGGCGCGGGGTTACTACACCCGCGCGGTGATCGCGGCCTGGGACTTCCGCAACGGCACGCTGACGAAGCGCTGGACGTTCGACTCGAACTCCTCCGGCAACGGCGCCGCCGCCGGTCAGGGCAACCACCAGCTCTCGGTGGCCGACGTCGACGCCGACGGCCGCCAGGAGATCGTGTACGGGGCCGCCACCATCGACGACAACGGCCGGCTGCTGCACTCGACGGGCAACGGTCACGGCGACGCCCTGCACGTCGGTGACCTGGACCCGGGCCGCGCCGGCCTGGAGGTGTTCAAGGTCGACGAGGACGCCAGTAAGCCCAGCTCCTACTTCGCCGACGCCCGTACCGGTCAGGTCCTCTGGTCCACGCCGGCGTCCGGGGACAACGGCCGGGGTGTCTCCGCTGACATCTGGGCGGGCAGCCCCGGCGCGGAGTCGTGGTCGTCAGCGGTCTCCGGACTGGCCAACACCCGGGGGCAGAACGTGGGCCGCAAGCCGTCCTCGGCCAACTTCCTGGCCTGGTGGGACGGCGACCCGGTGCGGGAACTGCTCGACGGCACGAAGATCGACAAGTACGGCACCGGCGGCGAGACCCGGCTGCTCGACGGCAGCGGGGTGGCGTCCAACAACGGCACCAAGTCCACGCCGGCGCTCTCCGGCGACATCCTGGGCGACTGGCGCGAGGAGGTGATCTGGCGGACCACCGACAGCCGGGCGTTGCGCATCTACAGCACACCCACGCCGACCAGCACCCGGATCTACACACTGATGCACGACCCGCAGTATCGGGTGGCTATCGCGTGGCAGAACACGGCCTACAACCAACCGCCGCACCCGGGGTTCTTCATCGGCAACGGAATGGGCGCTCCGCCCACGCCGGATATCCACCTACGTTGA